Within Rhododendron vialii isolate Sample 1 chromosome 12a, ASM3025357v1, the genomic segment ATTGTGACtcaaggggtggaaacacaatctcgcaaggggtggaatttTGTTGGAAGAAGTGTGTGCGCATGTGTGTACGTATGGGTTTGTGATTGGGAATTGTTATGACATTTGCAAAGGGGTGTTGATGTGCATTATTTGGATTTGTCGTTTAATTTGATTCGTTTATGCTATTCATCTCATTGCATgtagattttgtagagaatttcctactgcgctagtgtagctcagcaaaatccttcttttaaGGTTCGAACGCAGGGCAATAGGTTGCATAACATGGTGTATTTGGAAacgaagacttttggaagctaacatgACTTAGTTACTCATTCATCTTTGTATTAGTCTACTTTTGGATAGAGATGGTATTGTAACTAATTTACTTTGTTTGATCTTTTGACATAagattgtaatattctaaatacTTTGCACATGTATTTAACTTAATTTGGGCCATGGTGCGAAGGATGTACTTtttttaaacttggggacttcaTTTGTAATTAAACAAGTGGGAAaccattttgggtattatttgtcctatgcgaggatcttttatcaaaatgatttatctatttatgttgaaaatcgaggccGTGACACAGACATTGTTGGGTTTGCGCCTTAGGAACATTGCGTAACTTATTAGCTATAACAAACACAGAGAGAAACTCTCTTTATAGGaatgggaggggctgtagtgcACCTGCCGCACTACACCGTATAGTGCGGCCGATCCGATCGTCCATCTCGGTGCGGATGGcttggatttaatccgaactcCTACAAattctagccgtccattgttcagatgaaaatccgagccatccattgcCGAAATGAATGGCCGGATTGGctgcactacacgtgtagtgcgggggtgcactacagcacccccggGTCCCTGTTTATAGATCATAAGTtacttttggaatattttggaGAACCACACAAACAACGAATAATTACCTAAGAACTAGGGATTTGAGCACCGAATGTTGGAAAcaatgtgttttagccttaaaGGCTCTGAAGATTTTTTCTAATAGTCTCTTTTTACGCACTTTTCATGAACTAGATCTAATTGTTTTGATGGTtgcattccaccatcttttagaactttataaaccctatttatcgatatatatatatagttggtCTTGAtctaatttaaaatgagaaagttgCGAGCGTTTTATCGAAGTGAATTGTCTTTTGACCCACTGAAGGAAAATGGTCACACATTCATATGTGTAAATTATTTAAGATCCAAATTGcttgggatagaaagtaaattgaacaagctttgtaacggttcaaaccacacgaaaatctGAATTTCGGAGTATCCGGGGCAAGCCCTCAAAGTTTGGTCTGTTAGCTAGCTTTAGTGCGCCCCAGGCCAATTTTGATACGCCTCAGGCGCATTCCCTTGCTCCCCGGGCGCAATAGTAACACTTGAAAACATGCTAAACTTTGTGGGCTCGACATGGACACACCCGAAATCCAATTCTatcgtgatttgaaccgttggaaagcttgttaagtcttCTTTCTTACCGAAGTTGTTTTGATCAAAAATCATTTCTACATCAAAGgaaattactattttacccttagtgggtcgaAAAACGAATTAGTTCGGTAAAAAGCTCGAATCACAGTCATTTTTAATCGGATCAAGACAAATTATGAATGGATAGATAGGGTTTCCAAACttctaaaatatgatgaaaaggaaaaacagaattaaagaagtataattttatGGAAAATTGGTTAAAAGAAGACCGATTGGACCACTAAAGCTAAACGAGTTTGGGCGTCCACACATTCTAAGTTTCATTCCGAACACACACTCCTAATTCAAGGATGTTCCTTCAATCCTTGCCTGGTGCCATTCCCGGACCTAGCTAGCAGCAGACTGGCTGACCGTGCCTgaatttaaactttttcaatttcaccTTTGAAGTTCACCCATTTTCCATCTGCTTTGTGTACAAAGCAGCGCTCTTTCCCGTGACATATCTTTTGGAGATatgggaaaagaagagaagaagctcACAACTCCATTTACTGTTAGGCGCTTTATGGCGCATATCTTTGACGACCTCTTGCATTAGCAAGTCGAGTGCAAAGGAATGAAGTGCGGGCGGAAGCTTTGTTTTCTCTTGTACGTTTGCGAAGCAAAATTTGATTGTCtacaccaccacaccaccaacACAATTAACCGACCACTATGACTTCCACTACCACCACAGCCAGCTACCCTCACTTGAACGTTTGCGCCTTTGGAACATTTCGCAACTTAATAGCTATAACACACTCAGAGAAAAACTCTGTTTTTAGATCACAGGTtactaatgaaattttttgtagaACCACTTAAACGATGAATAATTACCTAAGAACTAGGGATTTGAGCACCGAATGAAGGACAAAACGTATTTTAGCCTTAAAGGCTTCGAAGATTTTTCTTATAGTCTCCTTTTTACTCACTTTTCATGAACTAGATCTAAATATTTCGAAGATTTCATCCCACCATCTTAaagcccgcaaagtttggttTGTTAGCAAGCTTTACTCgttatgcgcctcaggcgcactcCATTGCGCCCCGGGCACATCCTTAATACTTAAAAACATGCTAAACTTTGCTGGCTCGACGTGGACACATACGAAATCTGATTTGAActtggtttgaaccgttgaaaagtttgttaaatataatattttactGAAGttattttgatccaaaatcatttgtacatcaaagtaaattaccattttacccttagtgggtcgaaaataaattattttggtaaaaagCTCGTATCACcatcattttaaatcggatcaagaccaattatgAATCTTTAGATAGGGTTTCCAAACTAATAAAATaggatgaaaaggaaaaaaagaattaaattaaGAAGTacaatttatgaaaagttggttaaaaagaagaccgattcaaagattaTCGGACCACTAAAGCTTAACACGATTGCATtctctctacacattctaagcTCCATTAGCTGCACATGACTTTCTATTTTTTGATGTGAAAATGCACATAACTATAGCATATAAATAGATATAAGAATGATATCCATTTAAAATTTCTAATGTAAGATATTCATATGACTACTTACACTTGAACATTTGCGCCTTTGGAATATttcgtactccctccgtctcaatttgtttgtccaatctcagatttttaatttattaaggAAACCAAATTAGATCCATGGTTAGAGAAGCAAGGGGTGGATGGCAGAAGCCGTGTGGAGGATTTCTCAAAATTAATGTGGATGGAGCATGGAAATGGAAGACTAGATTGGTGTTCAAGCCCCATGGTTGCAGAGGCATTAGCTGTTCGAATGGGGTCGAACTAGGCCAAAATCTGGGATTGAGGAATGTGCTTATAGAAGGTGACTCACAAGCGGTTATCAATATGATTAACGGTCTGGCAGTGGTGAACCAAGAAGTGAAGATTATTATTGACGGTATCAAGGTTTTGAGTAGATATTTTGCTTCTTGTATTTTCTCTTATAGACATAGATCCTCCAATTCAGTTGTGCATTTGTTGGCTAGTAAGGGTTTAATTGGGTTGGGGTATAGTCGTTGGACTGAGTCGCCTCCAATTTGGCTTCTTGATCCCATGTCTAGGGATGAAGTTTCTTCTTGATGTATTGGTTTTGAAGTAATAATATCACTAGCtattattttgacaaaaaaaaaaaatttctgatccattgattgaaaatttacataatttgatccattgattttgaaattggacagtcaaTTTGGGACAAACAAATCAGGACAAAGGGAGTAACTTAATAGATCTTTTGAGAGGGGTAGGGTTACACTCGTAATGTCTGTTAGGTGAcgatggtggaggtggtgcaGTGGCGGTAGCAGAAGAAAGCGAGGGCAAATTACGCATAATGTGCATCTAATTATTCTCTTTTGCACCTCCGACACAAGACAATGCGCCCCGGGCACCAGAAATTGTTTAGTTATGCGACTCAGGCGCCTTGTGTCATGGCCCAGGTGTAGCTTTCAAATAGTGAAGTAGGCCAATTGCAACTTCGCGGCTTGCCATTGAAACTGCCGGACTGATCCAATTTTAACGTGGTTAGAGTCTACTTTTTCACTCAAGTTATTATGATTCAGAATTATTTACACATTAAAGCATACAATTAATGATCTTAcctttgaagtaaaaaaaatatatcattttttgaaattctaatcATCGAAGGAcaaagagattaaaaaaaagaagataagaaaGGAACAAAAGGGGGAAATATCTCAGTacgtaccttttaattgtttgatctcatcctttttcttttcgttttccaTTGTGTGAACGCTTATTTAGTTTAGTTGCAAATATGTGATTCTTTACATTCACTTTTTGTGCACTACTCTAAATCTCTTGCGCCCTGGGCGTAGCTTCCAATCTACAAACTAGGCCAAACTTCCGGCTTGCCACAGATATTCTTGAACCCTTGAAAAGCTCATTGCGATATAATTATATGGTTTTGTCAAGCAATATCCTCATACCTCGCTAAGGACACTTTATTGAAAGCCAATTTCTTCGAGCCACACGCGTTAGTCTATACAATAAGGATGtagtgttttgaaaatgtacaCTAGTCCAAGGACCGATCATTTTGGCATGCTAAATTAATTAATGGTTAAGATTGGTTACGTCTTCTTTCTGAGGGTTCAAATTGCGATACAGCTAGATCAATGGTCacgtttgtttgtgtgtgtctAAATTTTCCCACCCATTAAATTAGTAAATTCTGTGCTTAATTTCCTCTTTCCATGCAATGCGTCTTTTTTCCTTCGAAGACCAAAACTTAAATTATCCAGTAAACCTGATGTAACTTCAAACCCATTACGCTTCTATCCCTCTCCTCCCTGCCCCTTTCATAGATTACACGGAATGGAGCGATCAACGGAAATGACCCCATGAGTACTCCTGGAGAATCGTCAGAGAGTATGACAGAAGCAGTGATTTCAAAGGATTCCCAAAGGCCCGAAGGCTATGAAGCTCAAGCTGAATCACGTCCAACTTGGTGGCGAGATGACAACGATGGAGGTGTGGTATgggtgtggtggtggtaatgtagtgattggtggtggtggaagtgatAAAAGGGTGGTGGTAGACGGGTTAGAATTGTGGTCGCGGATGTTGTTGcaggagtacttatttttgagGCACCTTATTTTTGCGTCAGGCGCGATCatggtgcgccccgggcgcatcagtGTATTTAACTGTCTGAATGCGCCTAGGCGCGAATAGGCCACGCTCCGGGCGCACTTATTTGGATTGCTAATTAGATCATTTTTCGTGTGCATTTATCATTTTTTGAGACTTCTAAGGCTCcaaaataatgtcaaaatttgtgcAATCGACTTGGCGACCTGCTATCACGGGAACCACTTGAGATATTACAGGTAGCAATAGACATCGAAACATTGGAAAGAGACACAACAACAAATGTATGTTGGACTACCCAAATATGTACGTTTTCGCTCTATACATTTGGATTGACTACACCTGTACATTGTCGCTCTTATTAAGAACAACCGCACTTCGCATAGATTCCACGAATGCACCAATGACATATTACATGGTTTTGAGTACCGAATGTGGTTAGTTGCACTATTAATTGCTAAAGCAACTCTCTATCAATGAGGCTCTTATCAGGGTGAATCAACTATGGTATTGCACAAGTCTTGTGATTTGATGATTCGACTCAACAATGATGCCCCATGGCCACAAGCCTTAGCTGTGCCAAATAATTTGATGGAATTgaaaaaatgggttttgattttggtgcTCTATTTTTGTACGCAGACACTCTCCTTTTAACGTGAACTTACttgtaacaattttttttgatccgcaacttACTTGTAACTTCATGTACAAAGTGCAACGCCTGCTtacaaaagtggagtgccaaaatcaatttccttgaaAATTTGACATCGCGAATCTTAAACTGCCGGGAATGACTTcagtgtccccggtcattttggggacaccataacttttgacataacaaaaccattatgagcataaccaaaacctattataagcataacagaaccatagcaaggcataacttatgccttggttgggtttggttatgttttggttggtttttggaTATTCATTGGTTgtaccttgtttgggttctgttatgcttgtaatgagttttagttatgctcataatggtaaaattatgccaaaaactacggtgtccccaaaatgaccggggacaccataacATCATCCTAAATTGCCATATTAGATCGTTTTGGATGTAACCAAAGCCCAATACCTCTTTTCTAAGCGTAGTATATTTCACTTTTCGATGGATTGCAATCACAAATAAAGTTATTATACAACTATGACTTTGAATAGCACTGAAACCAATCACATATGCTAGATAAGAAAAATTAACCATGCATTTGATGAATATCAAAAGCGtcaaacatcaaaaaatagTTCAATCATTCAATACTAGTACTTCTTATACAATATACGAAAGCCGAAGTAAGTTGCAAGGATTTTGTCTAAAGCTTGAGGAGGAAGATTAGCCGCTCATGCTTGAGATACATCcaaagttttcaatgaaatcttcaagCATGGAACTCCTGGAATCTCTTCATCTTGCAATGTGGTGGTAAtagtggtgaagtgatggtggtagttATGTTGTGATAGCAGTCgtgaaccaaaataaaataaaatcgtGAGATTGAATATTAGTCCCTGTGGTGAGGTACTGTTagtgctagtggtggtggtggtggaggaggaggaggaggagaggggaATATGAGAGGAGGCATGGTTGGGGCGGAGGGAGGAAGAGATGGCAATGTCTCAAgatttttcatatatttttcttgcaTAACACGAGAAATCTAGATAAATGGGGGAGAGTTGTAAATTAATGATCTTAGGATTTTAGGAACTATAACAATAATGGCGATTCTTACACATACAAGTGGTCACTGATGCGTCTCCACCACTGTTTATTGCTCCCCGGGCGCGAGAAATAGTTTTCATATGCGTCTCAGGAGCATTCTTATGCGTCCCGGGCGCATCTTCCAAAAAACTGCAAAGTAAGCCAAACTTCGCGAGCTTGTCACGAACACTCTCGAAGTTTGATTTGTGCGTCGTAAGAaccattgaaaatattgttgagtCTAATTTTAAACCCAAGGGTAGTCAAAATGGCTGCAGCTCATGGCCACTTGCGCAGAACATGGCAGGCGTCTTCCATAGTAGGAGTAAAATACGCCTAGCTTGGAAATAGATTATCACGCGTGGGGAGGCGTTTTTGTGCCAAAAGCCAGAAGAAATGTTGGATGCGAGGGTCGTTACATTGCAGTTTCCAATTAATTGAGAGGCTCAGAGGTTTGGGATCAAAGACGTCCCTCTCCTACCCAATTGGTCATCCAAAAAGATGAAGAGGATCCATTTCCTATGAGTGTTCTGGATCCTTGCATAATGCGCCGGAGCCGCGCATAACAGAACAATATTGGGCGCCAGGGACGCATTTtcatgcgcctgaggcgcataagaTAATAATTACAAGCACATTACGTGTAAAATGCACCAATGGTCATGCTTGAAAATGTACACGAGTCCAAGGCCCGAGCTTTGTGGCGTGCTAAATTAACAGTTAAGATtcattacttcttctttttcgggGGTTCGGATTGCGATACAACTAGATCACTGGTCATGCTTGTTTGTGTGTGCGCGCCTAAATTTTCCCACCCATTACTTAAAGTAGTGTTACTGTTGTAGTTTAtgtgtggtgatggtggcggagGTTGTGCGATTATGGTACGTAGTAGTGATGGTAGGGTAGAAAGATGACGGCAATGTACGAGTAATGTGCACCTAATTATTCTCTTTTGCACCTCATGAGGCGCAGTTCAATGCACCTCGGGCGTCAAAATTGTTGGGTTATAAGGCTCAGGCGTATTGAGTCGCGCCCCGGGCGTAGTATCCAACTGCAAAGTTGGCCAAACTTCTTGGCTTGCCACTAACGCTTCCGtactccgatttgcacgtggaTAGAATCATTAAAAATTAAAGTTCgttgaatctactttctaactcaagtaattttgattcaaatttatttacacGTTAAAGCAaacaatgattttacctttaaGGAGTcggaaaaaaatcatttttaaaaattataatcatagaaggacaaaaagatagaaagaagacaagaaaggaacaaaacaGAGAATTATCTCAGTACCTGGTAGTGTAAGTTAGGTGACAGTGGTGTGGAGACGGTATAGAGTGGTGGTAGCGGTAGAAAGTGAGGGCAATTTACGCGTAATGTGCATTTTAGTATTCTCTTATGCGCCTCAAGCCTAGGACAATGTGCCCCGGCTCCAAAAGCCGCAAAGTTTGGCCTACTTTGCTATTTGAAAGCTGCGCCCAGGGCGCGACAGTCGCGCCTGAGCTGCATAATTCAACAATGTCTGGAGCCCAGGCGCATAAGAGAATACATAGATGCACATTACCCGTAAATTGCCCTGTCTTTTTTGGTCGAAGCACACTTTTTTGGTCGATTTTGAAAGAAGCGTGCTTTTTGCACCTTGACTGCGGCTTGTTCAAGTTGCCTCGTCTAACGGTAGCTAGTTAGAAAGCGAGGGCAATTTACACATAATGTGCATCAAATTATTCTCTTTTGCGCCTCAAGCACAAGTCAAAGCGCCCCGGGCGCCAAAAATTGTTTAGTTATGCAGCTCAAGTGCATTGTGTCGCGGCCCGGGTGCAACTTTCAAATAGCGATGT encodes:
- the LOC131311559 gene encoding uncharacterized protein LOC131311559 — encoded protein: MVREARGGWQKPCGGFLKINVDGAWKWKTRLVFKPHGCRGISCSNGVELGQNLGLRNVLIEGDSQAVINMINGLAVVNQEVKIIIDGIKVLSRYFASCIFSYRHRSSNSVVHLLASKGLIGLGYSRWTESPPIWLLDPMSRDEVSS